The Erythrobacter insulae genome window below encodes:
- a CDS encoding ATP-binding protein, whose protein sequence is MIPRKILQSEVEVILNLEEGHFADLKSKDISPAKITRTISSFANADGGEVYIGIEDSPREWQGFATFEDANGLIQALEGLFPLGNGFDYTFLESESYVGYVLKVETQKSHDICVASDNKAYLRRGAQNLPQTDQPSLERLKRNKGLASFESEVLNTDPDVIVDSEVTERFVANVIPSANPTRWLKKQQLIREGKPSVAGVMLFAEEPQALLPKRSGVKIYRYQTRDESERSFLVYDPITIEGCAYDLIKEAVSETVRQIEGIEIMTSEGLVRAKYPKEALHEIVTNAILHRDYSVPDDVHIRIFDNRVEVQSPGLLPAHITPQNILQERYSRNGTIVRLINKFPNPPNKDVGEGLNTAFEAMATMRLVDPVIRQQGMNVVVTLKHESLASPETLIMQFLECNEFIVNKQAREITNIGSENSMKHILRKMVDAGMIDVVTGKTVFDTKYTGKKV, encoded by the coding sequence ATGATACCACGAAAAATATTACAGTCTGAGGTGGAAGTAATTTTAAACCTCGAAGAAGGTCATTTCGCAGACTTAAAATCCAAAGATATCAGCCCCGCGAAGATTACACGTACTATAAGTTCCTTTGCAAATGCAGATGGTGGCGAGGTTTACATTGGTATAGAGGATAGTCCCAGAGAATGGCAGGGCTTCGCTACTTTCGAAGATGCCAATGGACTAATTCAAGCGCTGGAGGGATTGTTTCCACTGGGTAACGGCTTCGACTACACCTTTCTGGAGTCTGAAAGCTACGTTGGATACGTTCTAAAAGTGGAAACTCAGAAGTCGCACGATATTTGTGTTGCAAGCGATAACAAAGCCTACCTTCGCCGCGGTGCGCAAAATCTTCCACAAACTGACCAACCATCTTTGGAACGCTTAAAAAGAAATAAGGGTCTCGCCTCATTCGAAAGTGAGGTCTTAAATACTGATCCAGACGTGATAGTAGATTCTGAAGTTACAGAGCGGTTTGTTGCAAATGTCATTCCGTCGGCAAATCCTACTCGCTGGCTAAAGAAACAACAGCTTATACGCGAGGGTAAGCCATCGGTCGCCGGGGTCATGCTCTTTGCTGAAGAGCCACAAGCGCTTTTGCCAAAACGCTCTGGGGTTAAAATCTATCGCTATCAGACGCGGGATGAGAGCGAACGTTCCTTTCTGGTGTACGATCCAATTACGATCGAAGGCTGTGCTTACGACCTGATCAAGGAGGCCGTTTCAGAGACGGTGAGGCAGATCGAGGGTATTGAGATTATGACCTCCGAAGGGCTTGTGAGAGCTAAGTATCCCAAAGAAGCACTTCATGAAATTGTGACGAATGCCATATTACATCGCGATTACAGTGTGCCGGACGATGTGCATATTCGGATTTTTGACAACAGGGTGGAAGTTCAAAGCCCTGGTCTTCTACCTGCGCACATTACGCCACAAAACATTCTCCAAGAACGCTACTCTAGGAACGGAACGATAGTGCGCCTGATAAACAAATTTCCTAATCCACCGAATAAAGATGTAGGCGAAGGACTTAACACGGCTTTTGAAGCGATGGCCACTATGCGTCTAGTCGATCCAGTCATTAGGCAGCAAGGAATGAATGTTGTCGTGACTTTGAAGCATGAGTCACTCGCGTCTCCAGAGACGCTGATCATGCAATTTTTAGAATGCAACGAATTCATCGTGAACAAACAAGCTCGCGAAATCACCAATATCGGATCAGAAAACTCAATGAAGCACATTCTGCGAAAGATGGTCGATGCGGGAATGATTGACGTAGTGACCGGAAAAACCGTGTTTGATACAAAATATACTGGAAAGAAGGTCTAG